TGGATATCCCCGTCTCCGACTGGGGCATCGACTTTCTGGTGTCCAGCGCCAACAAGTGCATCCAGGGAGTACCCGGCTTCTCCTTCATCCTGTGCCGCCGGGACAAGCTGCTCTCCAGCGAGGGCAAGGCCCGCTCTCTGTCCCTGGACCTGCTGGACCAGTGGAAGGGGATGGAGAAGGACGGCAAGTGGCGCTTCACCTCCCCCACCCATGTGGTGCTGGCCTTCTCCAAGGCACTGGACGAGCTGGAGGCGGAGGGGGGCATCCCCGCCCGGCACCGCCGCTATGCCGAGAACAACCGCCTGCTCATTGAGAAGATGCGCGCCATGGGATTTGCCCCATACATCGACGGGAGCCGACAGGGCCCCATCATCACCACCTTCTTCTATCCCGCCGGGGTACCCTTCCAGTTCTCCGAGTTTTACACCTACATCAAGGAGCGGGGCTACGTCCTCTACCCGGGCAAGCTCACCGATGCAGATACCTTCCGGGTGGGCAACATCGGAGAGATCTACCCGGAGGATATTGAGAAACTTGCTTCCATCATCGCCGGCTTCCTGGCTGCCCATAAGGAGGAGATCGCATGATCCAGGCCGTCATCTTTGACTGGGCGGGCACCACTGTGGACTACGGCTGCTTTGCCCCCGTCCAGGCCTTTCAGGAGGCCTTCGCCCACCACGGCGTGCCGGTCACCCTGGAGGAGACCCGTAAGCCCATGGGTATGCTGAAGCGGGACCACATCCGCACCATGCTCCGGATGGAGCGCATCGCCCGGGCCTGGGAGGAGACCCACGGCCGCCCCGCGGGGGAGGAGGACGTGGAGGCTGTGTACGCCCTGTTTGAGCCCAAGCTCTTCTCCATCCTGGACCGGTTTTCCACACCCAAGCCGTTTGCGGTGGAAACAGCGGCCGCCCTGCGGGAGATGGGGCTGAAGATCGGCTCCACCACCGGCTATACCGACTCCATGATGCACATTGTCGCACCCAAGGCCGCCCGGCTGGGCTACGCCCCCGACTTCTGGATCAGCCCCGACGGGGTGGGCGGCAGGGGCCGTCCCGATCCCTACATGATCTTTGAAAACCTGAAGGCGCTGGAGGTCCCCAGTGTGAAGAACGCCGTGAAGGTGGGGGACACTGTCTCCGACATCCGGGAGGGGGTCAATGCCGGCGTGTGGTCGGTGGGGGTCATCGAGGGCAGCTCCGTCCTGGGTCTGAGCCAGACAGAGTACGAGGCCCTCACTCCGGAGGAGCGCAGGGATGTCTGCCGCCGGGCAGAGGAGACCTTCCGCGCCGCTGGAGCCCACTTTGTGCTGAACGATTTGTCCC
This DNA window, taken from Dysosmobacter welbionis, encodes the following:
- a CDS encoding 2-aminoethylphosphonate--pyruvate transaminase, with the protein product MNTYKLLTPGPLTTTDTVKEEMLVDRCTWDDDYKAVTQKIRRQLLQLGHVSEDDYTAVLMQGSGTFGVESVLSSVVGDEDKVLICSNGAYGVRMTRICDRNRIPYVHYAESYDHIPDPARVARLLAQDPAITHVAMVHSETTSGILNDIQSVGKVVRDAGRTFIVDAMSSFGGVDIPVSDWGIDFLVSSANKCIQGVPGFSFILCRRDKLLSSEGKARSLSLDLLDQWKGMEKDGKWRFTSPTHVVLAFSKALDELEAEGGIPARHRRYAENNRLLIEKMRAMGFAPYIDGSRQGPIITTFFYPAGVPFQFSEFYTYIKERGYVLYPGKLTDADTFRVGNIGEIYPEDIEKLASIIAGFLAAHKEEIA
- the phnX gene encoding phosphonoacetaldehyde hydrolase; its protein translation is MIQAVIFDWAGTTVDYGCFAPVQAFQEAFAHHGVPVTLEETRKPMGMLKRDHIRTMLRMERIARAWEETHGRPAGEEDVEAVYALFEPKLFSILDRFSTPKPFAVETAAALREMGLKIGSTTGYTDSMMHIVAPKAARLGYAPDFWISPDGVGGRGRPDPYMIFENLKALEVPSVKNAVKVGDTVSDIREGVNAGVWSVGVIEGSSVLGLSQTEYEALTPEERRDVCRRAEETFRAAGAHFVLNDLSQLPELIRMIG